In Streptomyces camelliae, the sequence TCCTTCTACCTGGAGGCCCGCTCCCGCCACCCGGAGGACCCGGCCCCCGCGGAGGCGACGGAACCCGAACCGGTCAGCGCCTGAGCCGCGCGTTGGTGTGCCGGGTGGGCTCGGCGGCGGCCGGGTCCTCGGGCCACGGGTGCTTCGGATACCGCCCGCGCAGCTCCGCCCGTACGCCCTTGTAGCCGTCCTTCCAGAAGGAGGCGAGGTCGGCTGTGACGGCGGCGGGCCGGCCGGCGGGGGAGAGCAGGTGCACCAGCAGCGGCACCCCGGCCACGGCCGGCGTCGTGTCCAGCCCGAACATCTCCTGGAGCTTGACGGCGAGCACCGGCTGCTCGGGGTCCTCGTAGTCGATCCGGATCCTGGACCCGCTGGGTACGGCGATCCGCTCCGGCGCCAGCTCGTCGAGCCGCCCGGCCTCCCCGCTCGCCCAGGGCAGCAGCCGTGCGAGCGCCTGCCCGGCGTCGATCCGCGCGAGATCCGCCCGCCGTCGGGCCCTGCCCAGCTCCGGCTCCAGCCACTCGTCCACGCGCGCGTGGAGCGCGTCGTCGGACACGTCCGGCCACGGATCCCCGAGCCGCGCCCGCAGAAAGGCCAGCCGCTGCCGCAGTACCCGCGCCTCCGGCGACCACCGCAACAGCTCCAGCCCCTCCTGCCGGAGCCCTCGAAGCAGGGCACCGCGTACGAGAGCGGGGTCGGCGTCCCGCAGCGGCCGTACGGCCAGCTCGACGGCGCCCAGCCGTTCGACCCGCCGGGCCACGACGTCCCCGTCGGCCCAGCGCACCTCGTCCCGCTCACTCAGCAGGGACCGGGCGGCGGCACGGGCCACGTCCTCCGCCACGGCCGCCCCGAGCCGCACGCGCGCGTGCCCGTTCCCGGTGGGCCGATCGGCAACGGCGACGACGATCCACGCAGCGCCCCGCAGCGCGGACCCGCCCGCCAACTCGGCCCGGGTCCCGGAGGCCATGAGATACGACCCACCGTCGAACTTGGCGACCCGCTCGGGAAAGGCGAGCGCGGCGACGAGCCCGACCACCCTGTCCTCCCCGGCACCGGAACCGGCACCGGAACCGGCACCGGCCCTGCCGGGCGTTGCGGCCGAGGAGGAAGCGGCGGCGTCGGTCGATCCCGGGGTGGAAGCGGCTGTGTCGTCAGCGCGCCGGGCCGAAGGGGGTTCTGCGTTCACCTGGGCGGGCGGGTGGGAAAACTCCGTGGAGACGGCCCGCAGGCGCCGTACCTCCGCGGCCCACCGCCCCGCGTAGGCGTCACCCCCACGCCGAGCCCGCCGCAAAGCTCCGCCGAGGTCATCCCCGTAATCCCGCGGCACCTCCTCAGAGAGCAGGGCGACCACCTCCGCCCCCTCCCCGGCCGTGTCCAGCAACGCCCGTCCCAGCCGAGGGTGCACACCCAGCCGAGCCAGCCGCACACCGACCTCCGTGGCCCGCCCGACGGAGTCGACCGCTCCCACCGCCGCCAGCGCGGAGCGCGCCGCCGCCATCGCCCCGCCCGGCGGCGGATCCAGCAACGCCAGCCCGGAGGCGTCGGGATCGCCCCAGCAGGCCGCCTGAAGGGCGAACGCGGTCAGATCGGCCAGCTTGATCTCGGGCGCCGGAAAGGCCGGCAGACGCCCGTCCTCGGCCTCCGTCCAGCACCGGTACACCGCACCTGGCGCCTCACGCCCCGCACGCCCCGCCCGCTGCCGTCCGGCCGCCCGCGACGCCCGTACCGTCGTCAGCCCGCTCAGCCCGCGCGCGTGGTCCACCCGGGGTTCGCGCGCCAGCCCCGAGTCGACGACCACCCGCACCCCGGGCACGGTCAGCGACGACTCGGCGACGGACGTGGCCAGCACCACCCGGCGCCGCCGTCCGCCCGCCAGCACCGCGTCCTGCACGGCGGCCGGCGCCCGCCCGTGCACCTGGAGCACCTCGACGTCCCCGAGCTCCCCGAGCTGCCCGGCCACGCGCGCGATCTCGCCGACGCCGGGCAGGAAGCACAGCACGTCGCCCGCCCGCTCGGCCAGCGCCCGCCGCACCACCGACGCCACGTGCGCCGGCAGCGCCGGATCGACCCGCATCCCGTGCGGCGGCCGTAGCGGACGCGGCGGGGGAGCCCACACCACCTCCACCGGATGGGACACACCCGCCGCCTCCACCACCGGCGCCCCGCCGAGCAGCCGTGCCCAGCCCTCCGCGTCCGTGGTCGCGGACGCCGCCACGAGCCGCAGCTCCGGCCGCAGCGTCTGCCGTACGTCCCACAGGAAGGCGGCCGCCGTGTCGGCGTCCAGATGCCGCTCATGGCACTCGTCGAGCACGACGGCGTCGACGCCCGGCAGCTCCTGGTCGCGCTGCAGCCGCTGCAGCAGCACACCGGTCGTCACGACCTCCACGC encodes:
- a CDS encoding ATP-dependent RNA helicase produces the protein MIRYDALDALPVRAALPALIDALESDGTAVLVAPPGTGKTTLVPLVLAGLVGGGPARRVVVAEPRRIAARAAARRMAWLLGEKPGESVGFTVRGERAVGRHTRVEVVTTGVLLQRLQRDQELPGVDAVVLDECHERHLDADTAAAFLWDVRQTLRPELRLVAASATTDAEGWARLLGGAPVVEAAGVSHPVEVVWAPPPRPLRPPHGMRVDPALPAHVASVVRRALAERAGDVLCFLPGVGEIARVAGQLGELGDVEVLQVHGRAPAAVQDAVLAGGRRRRVVLATSVAESSLTVPGVRVVVDSGLAREPRVDHARGLSGLTTVRASRAAGRQRAGRAGREAPGAVYRCWTEAEDGRLPAFPAPEIKLADLTAFALQAACWGDPDASGLALLDPPPGGAMAAARSALAAVGAVDSVGRATEVGVRLARLGVHPRLGRALLDTAGEGAEVVALLSEEVPRDYGDDLGGALRRARRGGDAYAGRWAAEVRRLRAVSTEFSHPPAQVNAEPPSARRADDTAASTPGSTDAAASSSAATPGRAGAGSGAGSGAGEDRVVGLVAALAFPERVAKFDGGSYLMASGTRAELAGGSALRGAAWIVVAVADRPTGNGHARVRLGAAVAEDVARAAARSLLSERDEVRWADGDVVARRVERLGAVELAVRPLRDADPALVRGALLRGLRQEGLELLRWSPEARVLRQRLAFLRARLGDPWPDVSDDALHARVDEWLEPELGRARRRADLARIDAGQALARLLPWASGEAGRLDELAPERIAVPSGSRIRIDYEDPEQPVLAVKLQEMFGLDTTPAVAGVPLLVHLLSPAGRPAAVTADLASFWKDGYKGVRAELRGRYPKHPWPEDPAAAEPTRHTNARLRR